Proteins co-encoded in one Stomoxys calcitrans chromosome 5, idStoCalc2.1, whole genome shotgun sequence genomic window:
- the LOC106083401 gene encoding pickpocket protein 28, whose protein sequence is MPSILYNPQNAATKTNPGIDPKNILEKVEEKPPSKKTLAKGIKEIYGDFCSNTSIHGFQYFGQHRPRKEILFWIVIFVITIYFCTTIIVRIYVKWSETPVIVSFSEKSTPIWSVPFPRVTICPETKRAMNMSTDDTFFQLMEKLDTFLKEGQQHSENFTLADLERTLTLMHICKSGISGIVQITQPLLKDIDYTENLNHMLPRVDKYLFTCEWFGNMVPCERLFNRVYTDEGICYTFNSLKADDLYREGVLKSKMRSISNATDDKNLPLQWSLEQGYDRGSDLHTYPARVLSSGSKAGLNVHVQSFLDEVDYTCNGPIQGFKILLHSPDDVPSVSKHFVRLAMDKEVMIAVKPKMITTSDDIAAYDPMKRRCFMSKDRQLKFYKIYSQNNCERECLTNFTYAECGCVQFSMPRFKDMPVCGEDKILCYSNAYNKLLVKQFKDGLASEDGLAHLPLDDCNCMPACTSLEYETEISEGHFDLVNTLKAFNNFDDYFRIYPGGKMSLMSIYFKENQFITSRRSELYGVTELLANFGGVFGLFMGISILSIVEMIYHFSLRLWSNMTRSAVG, encoded by the exons ATGCCTTCGATTCTCTATAATCCACAAAATGCCGCAACTAAAACTAACCCTGGCATAGATCCCAAAAACATATTGGAAAAGGTTGAAGAAAAGCCACCCTCGAAAAAGACCCTTGCCAAGGGCATCAAAGAGATCTATGGAGATTTTTGCTCCAATACCTCCATACATGGTTTTCAATATTTTGGACAACATCGGCCACGCAAGGAGATCTTATTTTGGATTGTCATTTTTGTGATTACCATATACTTTTGCACCACCATCATAGTGAGGATCTATGTGAAATGGAGTGAGACACCGGTGATAGTGAGTTTCTCGGAGAAATCTACCCCCATATGGAGTGTCCCATTTCCCAGGGTTACCATATGTCCGGAAACCAAAAGGGCCATGAATATGAGTACTG ATGATACCTTCTTTCAGTTGATGGAAAAATTGGACACCTTCTTAAAGGAGGGCCAGCAGCATAGCGAAAATTTCACCCTTGCCGATTTGGAGAGAACCCTTACCCTAATGCACATTTGCAAATCAGGCATAAGTGGCATTGTGCAAATTACCCAGCCACTGCTTAAGGACATCGATTATACGGAGAACTTAAATCATATGCTGCCTCGTGTCGATAAGTACTTATTTACCTGCGAATGGTTTGGCAATATGGTGCCCTGTGAGAGGCTCTTCAATCGTGTCTATACAGATGAAGGCATTTGTTATACATTTAACAGCCTGAAGGCAGATGATTTATATCGCGAGGGGGTGTTGAAGAGTAAAATGCGTTCGATTTCCAATGCGACCGATGATAAAAACCTCCCCCTGCAATGGTCGCTGGAGCAGGGCTATGATCGCGGCAGTGACCTGCATACATATCCAGCAAGAGTTTTAAGCTCTGGCTCCAAGGCAGGCCTTAATGTCCATGTCCAGAGTTTTCTCGATGAGGTGGACTACACTTGCAATGGGCCCATTCAGGGCTTTAAAATTCTACTGCACTCACCCGACGATGTGCCTTCGGTGTCAAAGCATTTTGTGCGCCTAGCCATGGACAAGGAGGTGATGATAGCAGTCAAGCCCAAAATGATTACCACCTCGGATGACATAGCAGCCTATGATCCCATGAAGCGGCGTTGCTTTATGAGCAAGGATCGCCAATTGAAGTTCTATAAGATCTACAGTCAGAACAATTGTGAGCGGGAGTGTTTGACCAATTTCACCTATGCGGAATGTGGGTGTGTGCAATTCTCTATGCCTCGCTTTAAGGATATGCCGGTATGTGGAGAGGATAAAATCCTCTGCTACAGCAATGCCTATAACAAACTGTTGGTTAAACAATTCAAGGATGGCTTGGCATCGGAAGATGGCTTGGCCCATCTACCGCTAGACGATTGCAATTGTATGCCTGCCTGTACTTCGTTGGAATATGAGACGGAAATATCCGAGGGTCATTTTGATTTGGTCAATACCCTTAAGGCTTTCAACAATTTTGATGACTATTTTCGCATATATCCTGGTGGCAAGATGTCCCTAATGTCCATTTACTTTAAGGAGAATCAATTTATTACCTCTCGACGTTCCGAGCTGTATGGAGTCACCGAGTTGCTGGCCAATTTTGGTGGTGTCTTTGGTCTCTTTATGGGCATCTCTATTTTGAGTATAGTGGAAATGATTTATCATTTTTCTTTGCGTCTATGGTCGAATATGACAAGAAGTGCGGTAGGCTAG
- the LOC106083402 gene encoding pickpocket protein 28, with translation MLERIEEKPPFKNSLVKGLKQTYREFCANTSIHGFQYFGQHRPRKEIIFWLLVFVITIYFCSSIIVRIYVKWHESPVIVTFSDKPTPIWNIPFPRVTICPEAKRTMNKTVDDNYLQLMKKLKTFLKQDGKFNENFNESQLEESLTLKQICLSDVIELDDIAQPLRPAINYIDILNRMQPSGSKYFLSCSWFGETLFSCEELFTKVYTEEGICYAYNGLKADDMYRDEVLKSQLRNEPKASSPLEWTLQKGYPAHGELHTYPARLLSSGYTSGLEVFLVSYPDEVDSTCNWAMPGFKISLNSPDEVPILAKHFVPIAGDKKMLIAIKPKMITTSVDVAAYDARKRRCFMNEERHLRFYKIYSQNNCERECLTNITYSQCGCVHFAMPRFQGTAVCHEDKMDCMIKSEKQLLLKHFLDNLQGEEQSFEKSIDNCNCLPACTSLEYETEITEANFDFVNILRDNDLYEDETVWAKFSILSIYFKESEFITSRRSELYGVTELLANFGGVVGLFMGISILSVVEIVYHFTLRLWQKISSMAEAN, from the exons ATGTTGGAAAGAATTGAAGAAAAGCCACCTTTTAAAAATTCCCTGGTAAAGGGTCTTAAACAAACTTATAGGGAGTTTTGCGCCAACACCTCCATACATGGCTTTCAATATTTTGGACAACATCGGCCCCGCAAAGAAATCATCTTTTGGCTGTTGGTGTTTGTGATCACCATTTACTTTTGCAGCTCCATCATTGTAAGGATCTATGTGAAGTGGCATGAGTCACCAGTGATAGTGACTTTCTCGGATAAACCCACGCCCATATGGAATATACCCTTCCCAAGGGTTACCATATGTCCGGAAGCCAAAAGAACCATGAACAAGACAGTTG ATGACAATTATTTACAACTTATGAAGAAATTGAAAACTTTTCTCAAACAGGATGGAaagttcaatgaaaattttaatgaatccCAACTTGAGGAGAGCTTGACTTTAAAGCAGATATGCCTCTCGGATGTCATTGAGTTGGATGACATTGCCCAACCCTTAAGGCCAGCCATCAATTATATTGACATTCTGAACAGAATGCAACCAAGTGgcagcaaatactttttatcatgcTCCTGGTTTGGGGAAACCCTGTTCTCCTGCGAGGAACTCTTCACCAAAGTGTACACCGAGGAGGGCATTTGTTATGCCTACAACGGTCTGAAAGCGGATGACATGTATCGTGACGAGGTGCTGAAAAGTCAACTGCGAAACGAACCCAAGGCCAGCAGTCCCTTGGAGTGGACCCTCCAGAAGGGCTATCCTGCCCATGGTGAGTTGCACACATATCCCGCCCGACTTTTAAGTTCGGGCTATACATCAGGCCTTGAAGTGTTTTTGGTAAGTTACCCCGATGAAGTGGATTCCACTTGTAATTGGGCCATGCCTGGCTTCAAGATTTCACTCAACTCTCCCGACGAGGTGCCTATATTGGCCAAGCATTTTGTGCCCATAGCCGGGGATAAAAAGATGCTGATTGCCATCAAACCCAAAATGATAACCACCTCTGTGGATGTTGCGGCCTATGATGCACGCAAGCGACGATGTTTCATGAATGAGGAACGCCATTTGAGGTTCTACAAAATCTACAGCCAGAATAACTGCGAACGTGAGTGTCTTACCAACATAACCTACAGCCAGTGTGGATGTGTACACTTTGCAATGCCACGATTCCAGGGTACTGCGGTGTGTCATGAGGACAAAATGGACTGCATGATAAAGAGCGAGAAGCAGCTGTTGCTAAAACATTTCCTGGACAATTTACAAGGTGAAGAGCAGAGCTTTGAGAAATCAATCGATAATTGTAATTGCCTGCCTGCTTGTACTTCGCTGGAGTATGAGACCGAAATTACCGAGGCTAATTTTGATTTCGTCAACATACTGAGAGACAATGATCTGTACGAAGATGAAACTGTGTGGGCAAAGTTTTCCATTCTTTCGATTTACTTCAAGGAGAGTGAATTCATCACCTCCCGACGTTCCGAACTGTATGGTGTCACCGAATTGCTGGCTAACTTTGGCGGAGTTGTTGGCCTTTTCATGGGCATCTCCATATTGAGTGTGGTGGAAATTGTTTATCATTTCACGCTTCGTTTGTGGCAGAAAATCTCCTCTATGGCAGAGGCTAATTAG